The following coding sequences are from one Arachis hypogaea cultivar Tifrunner chromosome 7, arahy.Tifrunner.gnm2.J5K5, whole genome shotgun sequence window:
- the LOC112703025 gene encoding protein PIN-LIKES 2 yields MSGGSAGLYENFNMRSGRADLASAIVPLLKLLCLTVIGLFLANPRMQFIPRATFRLLSKLVFALFLPCLIFTELGGSITLQNFLEWWFIPVNVLVSTALGCLLGFLVVVICRPPPELTRFSIIMTGFGNTGNLPLALVGSVCHSKDNPFGSHCNSRGVSYVSFSQWVAVILVYTFVYHMMEPPMQYYEIVEEGNEIEEQRLNDISRPLLVEAEWPGIEDKETEHSKTPFIARVFKSISGISSSTVPDLEITAESSGGNSPRSIRCLAEPRVVRRIRIVAEQTPIQHILQPPTIASLLAIFIGMIPQLKALFFGFDAPLLFITDSLEILGGAMVPSVMLVLGGMLAEGPNESKLGLRTTIGIIVARLLVLPLLGIGIVTLSDKLNFLGEPDAMFRFVLLLQYTTPSAILLGAIASLRGYAVSEASALLFWQHIFALFSLSLYIVIYFKIISYI; encoded by the coding sequence ATGTCAGGAGGCAGTGCTGGTTTATATGAAAACTTTAATATGAGGTCCGGCCGTGCGGATCTAGCAAGTGCTATAGTCCCTTTGTTGAAGCTGCTATGTCTTACTGTTATAGGACTATTTCTTGCAAACCCTAGAATGCAATTCATCCCCAGAGCCACATTTAGACTCCTTAGTAAACTTGTTTTTGCTCTGTTCTTGCCCTGCCTTATATTCACCGAGCTCGGGGGAAGCATTACTCTTCAGAACTTTCTGGAATGGTGGTTTATACCTGTAAATGTGCTTGTCAGTACTGCTTTGGGGTGCTTACTCGGGTTCTTGGTGGTTGTCATATGTCGCCCTCCGCCGGAGTTAACCAGATTTTCTATTATAATGACAGGGTTTGGGAACACCGGGAATCTTCCCCTTGCCTTGGTTGGATCCGTTTGCCATAGTAAGGATAACCCATTTGGATCTCACTGCAACTCAAGAGGGGTATCTTATGTGTCCTTTTCACAATGGGTTGCTGTGATTCTTGTATACACCTTTGTCTATCACATGATGGAGCCTCCTATGCAGTATTATGAGATTGTCGAGGAAGGGAATGAGATTGAGGAACAGAGACTTAACGATATCAGTAGGCCGCTTCTTGTTGAAGCTGAGTGGCCTGGAATTGAGGATAAAGAGACTGAACATTCTAAGACTCCTTTTATTGCCAGGGTTTTTAAGAGCATCTCAGGAATATCGTCATCTACTGTACCAGATCTCGAGATTACAGCAGAAAGCAGTGGTGGGAACAGTCCTAGGTCTATTAGGTGTTTGGCGGAACCTAGAGTTGTTAGAAGAATTCGAATTGTTGCTGAACAAACACCAATTCAGCACATACTTCAACCCCCAACAATTGCATCTCTATTGGCTATCTTCATTGGAATGATACCTCAACTGAAAGCTTTGTTCTTCGGATTTGATGCACCATTGTTATTCATTACAGACAGCTTAGAGATTTTAGGTGGGGCAATGGTACCTTCTGTGATGCTCGTATTGGGGGGCATGCTTGCTGAAGGTCCAAATGAGTCGAAACTTGGACTTAGAACTACGATTGGTATAATTGTGGCAAGACTCCTGGTTCTTCCTCTTCTGGGAATTGGGATTGTGACATTGTCAGATAAGCTAAATTTCTTGGGTGAGCCTGATGCCATGTTCAGATTTGTGCTTTTGTTACAGTATACTACACCAAGTGCTATTTTACTGGGAGCGATTGCCAGCTTGCGGGGCTATGCAGTTAGTGAAGCTTCAGCGCTTCTCTTCTGGCAACACATATTTGCCCTATTCTCCCTTTCCTTGTACATTGTAATCTATTTCAAAATAATTTCATACATCTAA